The sequence AACGCCGTAGTGGCAGCGGGAGCATCCGGCCTTGCCGGTGAAAAGCTCGAGCCCCTTTCTGGCCTCATCCGAAAGGGCCCCCTTATCACCCCTGAGGTAGGCGTCCAGGGGGGCGCCCTTGGAGATAAGGGTCCTCTCGAAGGCCGCCAGGGCCATGGCCACCCGCTCGCGGGTGATGATTCCGCCGAAGACCTTCTGGAAGGCCTGCACGTACTCGGGCACCTCCTTGAGCTCCTCTTCCAGGTAGTCCAGGTTCTGGTTCATCTCGAAGCTGGACATCATGGGAAAGAGGGCCTGCTCTTCCAGAGAGCGGGCCCGGCCGTCGTAGAACAGATAGCGGGCGAAGGCCACGTCGATGAGGGTGGGGGAGTTGCGCCAGTTCCGGGTGGTGGGGTAGTTCAGCGAGATGTCCAGGCCGTCGGTGAAGGCCATGTCCGGGTCGTGGCAGGTGGCGCAGCTCATGGTGCCGTCGCCGGAGAGGCGCCGGTCGAAGAAGAGCTGTTTGCCCAGCTCCACCTTCTCCGGGCTCATGGGGTTGGTCTCCGGCACCGCGGGTTTCCCGATGGGCTCGGGTCCCTCGCCCCGGGCCGGGCCCGCCAGAAGGGCGGCCAGGAAAACCACGGCGGCCAGGGCGCTACCTATCCTTGTTCTCTGCCGCATGCAGCTCCTCCAGGAATATCTTCTCCAGGTTGTCGTAGGGCCTGTCGCCCAGGACCTTCCGCCCGTTGAAAAAGAAGGCCGGGGTGTTATAGAGGTCGAGCTTCCGGGCCAGAGCCAGGTCCCGCTCGATGATGTCCTTGTCGGCCATGCTGTCCAGGTCGCTGGTGAATTTCTTCACGTCAAGCCCCAGCTCCCCGGCGTAGCGGATGAGGCTGTCTCGGTCCAGGCGTGGCTCCTCCAGGAGCTTCCAGTGCATCTGCCAGAATTTCCCCTGCCTCCACGCCGCCAGGGCCGCCTCGGCCGCTATGAACGAGAAGTGCCTGTACTTGTACGGGAAGAACTTGATGACGAAGCGCACCTTGTCCCTGTAGTTCGCGATGAGCTTGTGGATGGCCGGACCGACCCCCCTGCAGTGGGGTCACTGGTAATCGAGAAACTCGACAATGGTGACCGGGGCGTCCGGGGGCCCCATGGTAGGCGAGCCCTCGAGGGGGATGTCCACCCTTTTCTCGGCGGCCCGGGCCGTCGGTCCCAGGGCCGAAAAAAGGGACAGGGCGAGGCAAAGGGCCAGCCCTGCTCTTATCCATGCGCCCATGTGCAGTCCTTCCTCCCCCGCCGGATGCGGCGGGGCCCCGCTCGGGGCCCCGCCCTCCGACTGTCTGTTCATGCCCGGTCAGTCCAGGCCGGCCTCCTTCACCCACTTGCCGTGGCGCTTCTTCGCCCACCACAGGGGCACCGTCCCCCGGGTCATGATGCGGAACGTCCCGGGGTTGGCCGCCGTGGCCAGGTAGATGTGAACGGGAATGGCAACGACGAAGACCAGGAAGGCCAGGTTGTGGAAGAAGTGGCCGATTTGCATCCACGTCCGGTCTCCGCCCATGAGCCAGAGGATGAACCCCGAGGCGGCCATGACGACGCCGAAGAACAGCACCGTGAGATAGAAAAGCTTCTGCCCGGCGTTGAGCTTCCCCTGCGGGGGCACCTCCGCCTCCGAGGAGAAATACCCGCCCCTCAGGCGCATCCACTGGGAGTCCTCGGGGCCCCAGGTGAGGGACTCTCCGAGGTAGCTCGCCAGGGAAAACAGGAGCGAGAGGATGAAGACCACGCCCGCCCACTTGTGGATGCCGGAGGCTATGTGGTTTCCGGCGAAGACCGTATCCAGCCAGTTCAGGTCGTTGAAAATGAACCCGAACCCGGTGAGCGCCAGGACGAAGAAGCTCAGGACCAATATCCAGTGGTTGTAGCGTTCGCCGACGGAGGCTTTCTCCACCATCTTTGTCATGACCGCTCACCTCCTTCCTTCTTCTCCTCCTCACCCTCCGCAGGATGGACCTCCTTGGGCCCCACGCTTATGTAGTGGGCGGCCACCGCGGCCACCGAAGCGCCGAGGCCGATGAGGCTCAAGGGCTTCATGACGGTCCGCCAGAAGGCCACGCTGGCCGGCAGGTCGGGGCTCGAGGAGAAGCCGTAGTGCTCGGGGGCCTCCTTGAAGGCGTAAAGCACGCCCAGCCCCTGGAGGTCCTCCCGGCCCTCGCCGTAGACGGTCTTGTACCCTTCGCCCTTGGCGACGGAGGCCAGCTCGTCCCTGTCGCCGAAGCGGATGGCGTTGGTGGGGCAGGCCTTCGAGCAGGCCGGCTCCAGCCCGTAGGGCACCCGGTCCTCGCACATGTGGCACTTGGAGATGCGGTCGTTCGCGTCGTAGCGGGGCACGTCGAAGGGGCAGCCCGCCTGGCAGAGCTTGCAGCCGATGCACTTGTCCTTGTCGAAGACGACCAGCCCGTCCTTGGTGCGGAAAAGCGCCCCCGGGGCCGGACATATCTGTATGCACCCGGCCAGCCCGCAGTGCATGCACCGGCGGCTGATGAACAGCCAGGAGAGCTTGGAGTCCTCCGAAAGCTCCACGAACCGTATCTTGTTGTAGAGGTACGGGGTCAGGTCGGGCGGGTTTTCGTAGCTGCCCCGGTTCCTGGTCTCTTCCGCCGGAAGCTGGTTCCACTCCTTGCAGGCCGTCTGGCAGGCCCGGCAGGCGATGCACCGCTCAGGGGTGATCAGAAGGCCCTTTCTCTTCTTGAAAACATCCGTGCCGCTCAAATGCTCCATGTTTGCGGCCATCGTCACTCACCCCCTTTCAGTTTCTTGACGTTGCACATGAAGGCCTTGGTCTCCGGTATCATCGTGTTGGCGTCCCCTATGGTCGGCGTCAGCAGGTTGGAGCTGTCAAACGCCTGGCGGTCCGGCGGCGGATACTCCCACCCGAAGCACCAGGGCAACCCCACCTCGTGGACCGTGGAGTCCTGGATGTTGTAAGGCCTGAACCTGTGGGTCACCATGGCGATGGCGTGCACGGAGCCCCGGGCCGATTCCACAAGCACCTCTTCGCCATTCTTGATGCCCAACTCCTTGGCAAGCTCCACGCTCATCTCGACGAAGTTCTGGGGCTGCATCTCCAGCTGCCAGGGCTCATGGCGGGTCACGACCCCCGTCTGCCAGTGCTCGGTCACCCGGTAGGTGGTCCCCACATAGGGGTAGCGGACGTCGCAGGTGGCAAAGTAGTCCTGCGGGAGCCCCGTGCCCGCTATGGCGACCTCCTTGGTGGTCACGTCGACGAAGAGCTTCGCCGCGGGGTTGATGCGCTGCTTGTTCATGGCGTTCTCCTGGACGGGGCACTCCAGGGGCTCGTAATGCTCGGGGAAGGGCCCGTCGTGAAGCCCCGGGCCGAATATGCGGCCCATGCCGGCGGGCTTCATGATGAAGGGCTTGTAGCCACCCTGTCCCATGGGAGGAGCGCCGCCGTCGGGCACGTCGCCCACCCATTTGGTGCCGTTCCAGTAGATGACGGGCCTCTTGGGGTCGCGGGGTTTGCCCTCCAGGTCCACGGAGCACCTGTTGTAGATGATGCGCCGGTTCACCGGCCAGCACCAGGACCACTCGGGATAAAGCCCCATGCCGGTGGGGTCGCTCTGGGAGCGGCGGGCCATCATGTTGCCGCCCTCGTTGTAGGAGCCGCTGTAGAGCCAGTTGCCCGAGCTGGTGGAACCGTCGTCGGCCAGCTTGGTGAAATTGGCCACCAGCTTGCCCTTGTTCGGGCCTTCCGTGTAATAGCCGTTAATCTCCCTGGCGATGGCGTGCGCGTCGATGTCCAGGACCTTGCCCTCGTTGTTCTTCTGGCCGTAGTGCCAGGCGAGCTTCACCACGGGGTCCGGGTAGGCGCCTCCCTGCTTCTCGTAGAGGGTCTTCACCCGGTAGTACAGTTCGTTCATTATCCAGCTGTCGCGCTTCGCCTCTCCCGGCGGGTCCACGGCCTTGTACCGCCACTGGGCCCACCGGCCGGAGTTGGTGATGCTGCCCTCCTTCTCCACGGAGAGGGCGGCCGGGAGCTGGAAGACCTCGGTCTGCACGTCGTCGGGGTTCACGTCGGGGCCGCGCCAGAATGAGCCGGTCTCGTTGTCGAAGAGGTTGACGTTGACCATCCACTTGAGCTTGGCCAGGGCCTCCCGGGTCTTGTTCGCGTTGGTCCCCGAGCAGGCGGGGTTCTGCCCCCAGGCGAAGAACCCGTCGAACTGCCCCTTGAACATCTGGTGGAAGAGCATTATCCAGGAGGCGTTCTGCCCGTCGTCAAGCTTGGGGAGCCACTGGTAGCCGAACTCGTTGTCCCCGGTGGCGGCATCCCCGAAATGGGCCTTGAGCAGGCTGACCGAGTACTTGGGATAGTTCTTCCACCAGTCCAGGCTGTGGGGCTCGTCGGTGGTGGGCGTGTACCTCTTGTTGTACGCCTCCAGGGTGGTGTCCGAGGCCCGCGGCGTCTTCAGGTACCCCGGCAGGATGTGGAACAGGAGGCAGTGGTCCGTGGAGCCCTGCACGTTGCTCTCCCCACGCAGGGCGTTCACCCCGCCGCCGGCCACGCCCATGTTGCCCAGGAGGAGCTGTATTATGCTCATGGCCCGTATGATCTGGGTCCCCACGGTGTGCTGGGTCCAGCCCATGGCGTACAGGATGGTGGCCTTCTTGGTGGGCACCGCGCTGGAGGCGTAGAGGTTGTAGACCTCCACGAGCTTCTCCTTGGGGGTGCCGGTAACGCTGCTGACGATGTCCAGGTTGTAGCGGGAGACGTGCTTCTTGAGGAGCTGGAAAACGCACTGGGGGTCCTCCATGCTCATGTCCTTCTTGATGACCCCCTGCTCGTCCTTCTGAAACGCCCACGTGCTCTTGTCGTACTTCCTGGCCTCGGGCTCGTAGCCGGAGAAGACGCCCGACTCGCCCGGGAGCCTGAAGGCGGGGTCCACGAGGAAGGGGGCGTTGGTGTAGTGCTTGACGTAGAACTCGTCGTAGAGCTTGTTCTGGAACATGTAGTTCATCATGCCGTTGAGGAAGGCGATGTCGGTGCCGGACCTGAGGGGGGCGTACACGTCGGCCTTGGCCGAGGTGCGGGTGAAGCGCGGGTCCACGCTTATGAGCTTGGCCCCCTTCTGTTTCGCCTCGGTCACCCAGGTGAAGCTGATGGGATGGTTCTCCGCCGCGTTGCTCCCCATGACGAGGATGACGTCGGCGTTTCTGATGTCAATCCAGTGGTTCGTCATCGCGCCGCGACCGAACGACTCTGCCAGAGCCGCTACAGTTGCGGAGTGTCATATTCGGGCCTGATGCTCGATGTAGACAAGCCCGATGGAGCGAAGCCACTTCTGCAGGATGTAGCACTCCTCGTTGTCCAGGGCCGCGCTGCCGACGTGGGCGATGCCGTCGGTGCGGTTGACCACTTGGCCCTTGTCGTTTCTGACCATGAAGGTCTTGTCCCGGGTGTCCTTGACCCGCTTGGCTATCTCGTCCAGCGCCCAGTCCCACTCCACCTCTTTCCACTCCCTGGCACCGGCGGCGCGATACCGGGGCTTGGTCAGCCGCTTGGGGTTGTTGGCCAACTGGTAGAGTGAGGCCCCCTTGGAGCAGAGGGTCCCCCTGTTGATGGGATGCTCGGGGTCCCCTTCGGTGTTGATGATCTTGCCGTCCTTGACGTACGCCAGGATGCCGCACCCCACCGCGCAATACGGGCAGATTGTCGTGGTGGTCGCGGCGTCCCGGATGGGGAGGTCCTTGGCTTCGGCCTCACGCGGCGCATGAAGCTCAAGGCCCGCGGTGCTTGCGGCCACCGCCCCGCCGGAGAACTTCAGGAAGCTACGTCGTGAGATTTCCATACGGCTGCTCTCCTTCCTGAGAAGAAATTTCTACGACCCGCCCCGAATTTATCTTTAAGGTTTCATTAATTTCGCTTATAAATCAATAAGGCTTGCGTTTCCAATATATACCCCTCATGGAAGGATGTCAACCACCTTTTCCATGCCGTGAAATTTCTTGAAGAAACAGGCCGGAGGCGTGCAGGCCCTTCCCGTCTTGAACGTAATCGGAGGCATATCACAGCAGTCGAGCGGCCCCGCCGGGGCGCCGGGAGCCTCCCTTGTCCGCGCTCCCGGGAGGCGCTATACTCTTGTCATGGCAGGCGTCGATGACTTTTTCCGCCGGGTCCCCTCCTGCACGGCGGGAGAGGTCAAATGGCTTATGAAGCGGAGCAAGACGGGCCAGTACGCCCTTCTGGACGTCCGGCAGCCCCGGGAATACGAGAAGGGGCATCTCCCGGGCGCCGTGCTCATCCCCCTGGGCGAGCTCAGGGGGCGCCTGGGCGAGCTCGACCCCCGAAAGCCCACCGTCGTGTACTGAGCCTCCGGGTCCCGCAGCCAGGCGGCCGCGCACATCCTGGAAGAAGAGGGCTTCCGGGAGGTCTGCAGCCTAAGCGGCGGCATCAGGGCCTGGGAGGGGCTGGTCAGCGAAGGGCCGCCGGAGGCCGGCACGGCCTACTTCGCCCAGGGAGAAGATACCGGGCGGCTCATCGCCCTGGCCTCGGTCCTGGAGCGCGGAAACCGGCGCTTCTACGGCGGCCTGGGCGAGATGCACCGGGCGGAGGAGGCGGCCTCCCTTTTCCACAGCCTGGCCCGCGCCGAGGAAACGCACGGGGACGCCCTGGCCCGCCTGTATCTGAAACTTGTGCAAAGGAAGCTCCCGCGGGGTTTCCCGGACTCCGAGATACCCGGGGACGGCACGGACCGGATGGAAGGGGGCCTTACGGTAGCCGAGTGCCTCGCCTGGGCGCGGGGAAAGCCGCCGGGGGAGGCCCTGGAGCTGGCCATGTCGCTGGAGGCCAACTCCTATGACCTCTATCTCACCATGCACCGTCTGGCCAGGGACGAGGAGGCCAGGGAGGTCTTCTTCGCGCTGGCCGAGGAGGAAAAGCTCCACCTGGAGCGGCTGACCCGGGCCTTCGAGGCGACCCTCGGGTGAGGCTTACTCCGTTGTGTATTTCTTCAGCGTCGCCCTGAGCTTCTCCGCCACGGGGTGCGCCCGTCCCACGTCACGCCCGGAGAAGATATCCCGGGCCCCCACGCCCGGGGCGCGGTAGAAGTCGGCGTCCGCGCCGCCGTCAACGCTCAAGACCGAGCCCTCCACAGAGACACCGGCAAAGAGCCCCCTGCTTCTGGCGTAGGAGTAAATCTCCGCCTTGAGCTGCGCGTCCGTGCTCGCCTCGGCCTGCCGCCCCACCGGCCCGGCCGCCACCGAGGCGTCCGCCCCCAGGGTGAACTTCCCGCTCAGGATTCCGTCTATGCTCTTTGTGCTCTTGAAGACCAGGACGATATCGGCGGACTGGGCCCCCACCTGCAAGCCCACGCTCCCGCCGCTCAGGCTGATGAAGACGGGGTAGCTCCACCCCTTCGCGGTGCGCACCAGGAGGACCCCGGTCCCGTGGCGGCCGCCCAGCACATAGCCCAGCTTGATGACGCCGGGGATGACGGCCACGCCGCGGGCGTTACCCAACAGGGCGGGCGGAATGCTCTTCTCGGGGATTCGCTCCATGGCATCCAGGACCTCCACGGCGTCCTGCACCTTGAGGACCTCCTTCTCGCGCCCCTTCTCAAGAGCCGTGGGCGCCAGGGCCTGCCTCTGGCAGCCCGCCAGGGCAAGGGCGAGGAGGACGACAAGGAAAAGCCCCTTTCTCATGGGTTGATTATATCCCATCCGGCCCCTCCTGCGATAGGGAAAAACTACCACCGGAAAAAGAGCCTTGCGAGGTTGCGCCCCTCCGCGCTCAAGCCGGGGTGCTCCTCCAGGATATGAGAAGCATAGGTGCTCACCCTGAGGGCGCCGCCCTGCTCGCTCATCCTCACGGCCCCGTCCTCCCCGGTGAACAAGACCCGCGCGCCCCGTGCCATGTCCTCGAAGCCCTCTCGCCTGTCGGCCGTCACCACGGCCAGGGAAGGCCGGGCCAGCGCGAAGAGCTCGCCGTCCGTCCCGGCGTTCAGCCCGTGGTGGGGCACCTTGAGGACCTGGGCGCGCAGGCGCGTCCCCAGGGCCGAGAGGTCCTCACAGGCCTCCTCCTCCACGTCTCCGGTGAAGAGGAAAGAAGCTCCCTCCCCCCGCAGAAGAAAGACCAGGGAATCGTTGTTCATCTCGCGGTCCGCCCTGTCCTCCCAGGTGTAGAAACCCCGGTAGGGATGAAGCACGTGGATGCTCCAGCCCCGGCCTTCCAGGACGTCGCCGCGCTCAAGCCTGCGGTGGACAGGGCCGCCGCTCGCCCCGAAGAAACCGGGCGGATAGCGGAGCCGTCCGTTGTCCCAGACCATGGGTAAGCACCAGGGCGTCTATCCGCCGCCTCCCTCTGGTGCGCAGGTAGTTGGCCACCTCCCAGCCGCTCCGTCCCGTGTCCACGACCAGCACCTTGCCGTCGGGAAGCTCCACCACCGCGGCGTCCGCCTCCCCCGCATCGAGGAAGGCCACCCGCAAAGCGGCCGCGGGGGAAAGGACGAAAACGAGGGCGGTGAGCAGGGCCAGGGCCGGCACCAGGAGAAGGGCCTTCCGCCTGAGGGCCCAGAACAGGAGGAAGCCCCCGTAGAAAAGAAAAAGCAGCGCCGGGGGAAAGGACGGTACGGGCAGCGAAGCAAGAGGCGCCGCGCTCAGCCATCGGGCCAGGGAGATGCTCACGCCCGCCAGGGCCCCCAGGACGGGGGTGAGGACGGCATGGCCGGTGAGCAGGTAGAGGAAAGAGGCCAGAAGCGAGGCCGGCACGAGGATGAACCCCACCAGGGGGGTGACCAGCAGGTTGGAAAGAGGCGATACCACGGAGACGTAATGAAAGGCATAGGCCACCAGAGGGGCCACCCCCAGGGTGGCCGCAAGGGTTATCCAGAGGGGTGAGGAAAGCCGCTCCCGCAAGCCCCGGGGCGCGCCCTCTCCCCTCCTTTCCTTCACGACGAAACCGATGAACAGCACGGCGAGGAAGGAAAGCTGAAAGGACAGGCTCAGAAGCACCGTGGGGTCGGAGAGGACCAGGACCACGGCGGCCAGAAGGAGAAAATTGAGCCAGGCGCCGCGGCGGCCCAGAAGCATCCCGGCCAGAAACAGGCTCATCATGAGGAAGGCCCGCACCGCCGGTATGGACGCCCCGGACAGGCCCAGGTAAGCCAGCATGAAAGGCAGGGTGAGGAGGGCCGCCCCCTCGCCGGGCGTGAGCCTGCGGGTCAAGAGCTCCAGGGCCCGCCGGGGCAGGCGTCTCAAGACCGCCCGGAAGAGGCCGAAGAGGAAAAGTCCGAAAAACGCGAAATGCGTTCCCGATATGCTGAAGACGTGGGCGAGCCCGGCCCGGTTGAAGGCCTCCCTGAGCGCCGGGTCCATGCCCCGCCTCTCCCCCGTGGTTATGGCCATGAGCAAAGAGGCCTTCTCCGGCCCGAAGCTCTCCCTGAAAAAGCCGTTGAGCCTTTCCCTCATCCGGTTGACGGAGAGGAGCACGGACCGCCTGAGCCTCCCGGTCCCCCTCACCGAAGCCAGCACCCCGTAGGGCTCCCGGGGCCATGAGCCCGGGTTCAGACGCCTCCTGCGGGCGTGGACCGTAAGGGAGAGGAGGTGCTCCCGCCCTATCTCGAACTCCCGGGCCGACAGGACGGGCAGCGTGCCCAGCCCCGCCGGGGCGAGCACCCGGAACTCCTGGGAGTACCCGCCTTCCAGGCGCACCGGCGGAGAGACGAAAAACCCCGCCGCCTCGACGGGGCGGTAGAGGGATTCTTCGGGCAGGGTCCGCTCGCCGGGGGCCGCGGCCCAGGCGTAAAGGACGCCCAGGACAAGGAGAAGGCAGAGCGCGAATCTCCGCCGGAGGGAAAAGGCCAGGAGAACCCCAGCCAGGAGGGCGCCAGCCAGATGGGGGAAGTACCGGAAGGCCTGAAACCCCGCCGCACCGGCCAGAAACCCCAGGAGGAGGCTCAAGACATCGCGTCCCTGATGACCGCCGCGATACCTTCGCCCAGTTTTTCGATAAGCGCCGGGTCCCTTCCTTCGAGCATCACCCGCACCTTGGGCTCCGTCCCCGAGGGCCGCACCAGGACCCGCCCGGCCTCACCCAGGGTCTTTTCGGCATGAGCCACGGCCTCCCCGACGCGCGGGTCCGAGGCCAGTTTAGCCCTTTTGCTGACCGGCACGTTGATGAGCACCTGGGGGTAGAGCTCGATGTCGCCGACCAGCTCGGAGAGGGGAAGCCCCCTGTGCTTCATGAGGCAGAGGATGTGAAGCGCCGTGATGGGCCCGTCCCCCGTGGTGTTGAAGTCGAAGCAGACCACGTGTCCGGACTGCTCCCCTCCCAGGTTATGGCCCGCCGAGAGCATGCGCTCGGTGACGTAGCGGTCCCCCACCTTGGTGCGGACGAGCTTGATTCCCCTGGCGGCCAGGTAGTTCTCGAGTCCCAGGTTGCTCATCACGGTGGCCACCACGCTTTCGCCCCTCAGACGCCCCTTCTCCATCATTTCGACGGCCCAGATGCCCATCACCCTGTCGCCGTCCACCACGCCGCCGCGCTCGTCGACGAAGAGGGCCCGGTCGGCATCCCCGTCATGGGCCACCCCCAGGTGCGCGCCGTGCGCCCTGACGGCCTCGATGAGGGGACCCAGGTGAAGCGAGCCGCACTGGTCGTTTATGTTCACGCCGTCGGGCTTGTCGTTGATGGCCAGGACGTCGGCGCCCAGCTCCCTGAGCACCCAGGGCGTGACCTTGTAGGCCGCCCCGTGGGCGCAGTCCACGACCACCTTCAGGCCCTCCAGGGTCATGCCCCGGGGGGCGGTGGACTTGATGTACTCGATGTAGCGGCCCGTGGCGTCCTCCAGGCGGTAGGCCTTGCCCAGGCCCGCGCCGTGGGGTCGGTTGCGGAAAACCCCGTCTCCGGAAACCAGCTCCTCCATGCGCTTCTCCACGGCGTCGGGCAGCTTGAAGCCGTCGAAGGAGAATATCTTGATGCCGTTATCCTCAAAAGGGTTATGGGAGGCCGAGATGACAATGCCCGCGTCCGCCCGGAGGGCCCGGGTGAGGAAGGCCACCCCGGGGGTGGGCATGGGCCCCACCAGGGTGACGTTCATGCCCATGGAGCAGATGCCGGAGGTCAGGGCGCTCTCGATGAGGTAGCCCGAGAGACGGGTGTCCTTGCCGATGAGGACCATGTTCCTGCCGTGCTCCTTCCTGAGGACCTTGGCCGCGGCCAGGCCCACCTTGAGCACGGTCTCGGGCGTCATGGGATGAGCGTTGACCTTTCCCCGAATGCCGTCCGTCCCGAAAAGGCTCACTTGCGCTCCTCCCGAATCAGGACCTTCACCCGCACGCTCTCCGGGGCGGGCCGGATGTTCCGTCCAGCCAGGTCTATCTTAACATCCTCCGTCACGGTCTCGGAGGCCGCCGAGACGTCCACCGGCTTGGTCAGGACCTCGCGGAGGCTCCTGAGGGCCGCCCGGGTGCCCACGACCTTTATCTCCTTCGGAGCGACCTCCACCCCTTGCACGGCAAAGCCCTTCCAGGGAGAGCCCGTCACCACCGGCCGCACCCGGAGGTGCTTCTCTATGACCGGCTCTATGTTGACCACCAGGGAGTGGGGGGAGATGGCCATGACCCGCAAGGGCGAGGGGAGCGAGACGTTGTGCTTCTCTATCGCACGCTTGTGCACGCCCTCCTTCACCCCCGTGAGGTCCACCGTGACCTTGATGTCGCCGGTGTGCACCCCGCTCAATATTTGTTCGTGCCCACGCACCTCCAGGCGGACCTCCCGGGCGCTGGCCTCCGTGATCATCAGCCCCTGGGGAAGGTTCTCGAACTTGACCGGCACCTCGACGGACATGTTGGCCTGCCCCCGCGAGATGACGAACATCCACATCCCCACGGCCAGCAGCACGCTTGCCACCTTGAGCCACAGGTTCTTCCTCACTTGGGCACCTTCTTCCGCGTAAACATGTCCGTGAGCATGTCCCTCAGCGTGCCCATGTCCAGATGGGTCTCGAGCCTGCCGCCGATGGAGACCGAGATGCCCCCGGTCTCCTCCGAGACGATGATGACCACCGCGTCGGTCTCCTCCGTAAGCCCCATGGCGGCCCTGTGGCGGGTGCCCAGGGACCTGCTTATGGCCGGCGCGAAGGCGATGGGAAGAAAGCACCCGGCGGCCACGATGCGGTTGCCCCGGATGACCACGGCCCCGTCGTGGATGGGGGAGGCCGGATGGAAGACGCTCATCAGTATCTCCCGGGAAACCCGGGCGTCCAGCGGGGTGCCCAGCTCCACGAAGTCCTTGAGGTCGGTCTCCCGCTCCAAGACGATGAGGGCCCCTATCTTCCGTTCCGCCAGCGAGATGGTGGCCTTGACGATTTCCTCCAGGCCCCGGAGCTCCTCGGCCGGCGTGAACGCCTTCAGAAACTGGGTCTCTCCCATCTTGGCCAGGGTCCGCCGGATTTCGGGCTGAAACAGCACGATGATGGCTATGACGATATAGGCCCAGAACCCCTGCAAAAGCCAGTCCAGGGTGTACAGGGGAACGTTTTTCGCGATGATGGAAGCACCCAGAAGCACCAGGATGCCCAGCATCATCTGGGCCGCCTTTGTCCCGCGCACCATGACGAAAAGCCGGTACAGGATGACCGAGACGATGGCGATGTCCAGCAGGTCGCGCCAGCCGAAGGCGGAGACGAACTCGCTCATACGCGGCCCTCGAGCCACTGCTCGGGGCGGAGCGCCGAGAAGCCGCCGTTTCCGTCGGCGTAGACCACCCGGCCGATGCGCGCGTTCAGTATCAGGCGCTTGCACATCATGCAGGGGGCGGAGTCGCACTCCCCGGCATCGCCGTCGGAGCCCGCGATGTAGATGGTGGCCCCTTCCAGCTCGTCCATGGAGGCCCGGACGATGGCGTTGGCCTCGGCGTGCACGCTGTGGCAGAGCTCGTAGCGCTCCCCGTGGGGGACCATCAGCTCCTTGCGCCTGCAATCGCCCGCCTCCAGACAGTCCGTCATGCCCCGGGGCGCCCCGTTGTAGCCGGTGCTCACGATGATGTTGTCCTTCGTGACGACCGCCCCGTACTTGCGCCTGAGACAGGTGGCCCTGAGCGAGACGGCTTTGGCGATGTTGATGAAATACTCGTCCCATCCCGGCCGCTTCTGGTGTGAGCGGGAAGGCGTGGCCATGGTCCTCTATTTTATCACAGAGACCGGCGCGAGATGTGGGGACATACAACCGAAACGGGCGGCTTCGGGGACGGCCGGACGGGGCGTCGGGCCGAGAGGCAAGGGCCCCTGAAACCGGAACCCGTCTCAAAATCGATTTCGAAGCGATAGAGGGAATAAATGGCGGCCGAAACTACTCCCACGGCCAGTGCCACCGGCGCTTGCGCTCCGGCTTGGGCTTCTCCGCGGCCTCCGCGGGCGCGGTCGCCCCGGCCTCGGGAGGCTTCATCTCCTCGCTGGTGACGCGCTCCTCGGTCAGCGGCGCTCCGGGGGCCGTGGAGACCTCCCCTTCGGAGGCGGCACCCGAAGGGCTCTTCATCTCCGAAGTCGCCGCCGGCTGCTGCGGGGTTTGGGCAGGCCTCTCCCGGGCCCTCCTTGCTTCCTCCGCCGCCTTCCTTTCTGCCTCCTCCTCGGCTCTCTTCGCCTCCTCCTCCTTCTGTTTCAGGGCGAGGACGGCGCCGTCTATCAGCGCCTCCAGCTGGGGGGCGTCCCTGTAGCCCGATACCACGCCGCCGTCGGGCAGGACGATAGTGGGGGTTCCCGTAATGCCCAATTTGTCGGCCAGGGCGATGGTCTCGTCCACCACCGTGCTCTTACAGGCGGGGGCGGGAATGGAGCGGCCGTCATAGGCGCGCTCCAGGAGGCGCAGGG comes from Nitrospirota bacterium and encodes:
- the fdnG gene encoding formate dehydrogenase-N subunit alpha; translated protein: MEISRRSFLKFSGGAVAASTAGLELHAPREAEAKDLPIRDAATTTTICPYCAVGCGILAYVKDGKIINTEGDPEHPINRGTLCSKGASLYQLANNPKRLTKPRYRAAGAREWKEVEWDWALDEIAKRVKDTRDKTFMVRNDKGQVVNRTDGIAHVGSAALDNEECYILQKWLRSIGLVYIEHQARIUHSATVAALAESFGRGAMTNHWIDIRNADVILVMGSNAAENHPISFTWVTEAKQKGAKLISVDPRFTRTSAKADVYAPLRSGTDIAFLNGMMNYMFQNKLYDEFYVKHYTNAPFLVDPAFRLPGESGVFSGYEPEARKYDKSTWAFQKDEQGVIKKDMSMEDPQCVFQLLKKHVSRYNLDIVSSVTGTPKEKLVEVYNLYASSAVPTKKATILYAMGWTQHTVGTQIIRAMSIIQLLLGNMGVAGGGVNALRGESNVQGSTDHCLLFHILPGYLKTPRASDTTLEAYNKRYTPTTDEPHSLDWWKNYPKYSVSLLKAHFGDAATGDNEFGYQWLPKLDDGQNASWIMLFHQMFKGQFDGFFAWGQNPACSGTNANKTREALAKLKWMVNVNLFDNETGSFWRGPDVNPDDVQTEVFQLPAALSVEKEGSITNSGRWAQWRYKAVDPPGEAKRDSWIMNELYYRVKTLYEKQGGAYPDPVVKLAWHYGQKNNEGKVLDIDAHAIAREINGYYTEGPNKGKLVANFTKLADDGSTSSGNWLYSGSYNEGGNMMARRSQSDPTGMGLYPEWSWCWPVNRRIIYNRCSVDLEGKPRDPKRPVIYWNGTKWVGDVPDGGAPPMGQGGYKPFIMKPAGMGRIFGPGLHDGPFPEHYEPLECPVQENAMNKQRINPAAKLFVDVTTKEVAIAGTGLPQDYFATCDVRYPYVGTTYRVTEHWQTGVVTRHEPWQLEMQPQNFVEMSVELAKELGIKNGEEVLVESARGSVHAIAMVTHRFRPYNIQDSTVHEVGLPWCFGWEYPPPDRQAFDSSNLLTPTIGDANTMIPETKAFMCNVKKLKGGE
- a CDS encoding formate dehydrogenase subunit gamma, which codes for MTKMVEKASVGERYNHWILVLSFFVLALTGFGFIFNDLNWLDTVFAGNHIASGIHKWAGVVFILSLLFSLASYLGESLTWGPEDSQWMRLRGGYFSSEAEVPPQGKLNAGQKLFYLTVLFFGVVMAASGFILWLMGGDRTWMQIGHFFHNLAFLVFVVAIPVHIYLATAANPGTFRIMTRGTVPLWWAKKRHGKWVKEAGLD
- a CDS encoding cytochrome c peroxidase, with protein sequence MRQRTRIGSALAAVVFLAALLAGPARGEGPEPIGKPAVPETNPMSPEKVELGKQLFFDRRLSGDGTMSCATCHDPDMAFTDGLDISLNYPTTRNWRNSPTLIDVAFARYLFYDGRARSLEEQALFPMMSSFEMNQNLDYLEEELKEVPEYVQAFQKVFGGIITRERVAMALAAFERTLISKGAPLDAYLRGDKGALSDEARKGLELFTGKAGCSRCHYGVILSDDKFHALDVPDNPKLTDPMVAATVRFVAKVYKYEDYANLTEDPGRYLVTKDPKDWKAFKTPSLREVSRTAPYMHNGVFKTLDEVIQVAQRLGFHALCLKSMHLPLDSSDTAIQAAAQFFLQADRIRNLSHF
- a CDS encoding rhodanese-like domain-containing protein, which gives rise to MKRSKTGQYALLDVRQPREYEKGHLPGAVLIPLGELRGRLGELDPRKPTVVY
- a CDS encoding 4Fe-4S dicluster domain-containing protein; translated protein: MAANMEHLSGTDVFKKRKGLLITPERCIACRACQTACKEWNQLPAEETRNRGSYENPPDLTPYLYNKIRFVELSEDSKLSWLFISRRCMHCGLAGCIQICPAPGALFRTKDGLVVFDKDKCIGCKLCQAGCPFDVPRYDANDRISKCHMCEDRVPYGLEPACSKACPTNAIRFGDRDELASVAKGEGYKTVYGEGREDLQGLGVLYAFKEAPEHYGFSSSPDLPASVAFWRTVMKPLSLIGLGASVAAVAAHYISVGPKEVHPAEGEEEKKEGGERS